The Eublepharis macularius isolate TG4126 chromosome 8, MPM_Emac_v1.0, whole genome shotgun sequence genome contains a region encoding:
- the CKS2 gene encoding cyclin-dependent kinases regulatory subunit 2 encodes MSHKQIYYSDKYFDENYEYRHVMLPRELSKQVPKTHLMSEEEWRSLGVQQSLGWVHYMIHEPEPHILLFRRPLPKGQQK; translated from the exons ATGTCGCATAAACAGATCTATTATTCGGATAAATACTTCGATGAGAACTACGAATATCG GCACGTAATGTTACCAAGAGAACTGTCAAAACAAGTACCAAAGACTCATCTAATGTCTGAGGAGGAATGGCGAAGTCTTGGTGTACAGCAGAGTCTTGGCTGGGTCCACTATATGATTCAtgagccag AACCACACATTCTCCTTTTTAGAAGACCACTTCCAAAAGGCCAGCAGAAATGA